A stretch of DNA from Cryptomeria japonica chromosome 4, Sugi_1.0, whole genome shotgun sequence:
GGCTCCAATATCACGATTTGAGATATTAAAATAACTGTATGTCAAAATGAGCGAGCATGGCATCTTGGAAATGCTCATCAATTTAGTAATCTAGATGTTAAAGCCTCTAGAGCTAACATAGGTTACAGTGTACTTTGTCATAAGTACTACACGAAGGGCTTGATAAGAGGGGTTTACATTCACTGTTACAAAGTGGAGTTATCTGTCAGTACTACCGGGCAAGGGATGGCGATGAATTAAAAAAGCACCGAACTATGATATGGATTGTTTTTTAACTAAAGGCCTATTACATGTGAATCGATGAAGatttcattacaaaacatatacTAGAAAAAAGTGAAGAATGTCATCACCAATTATAGACGAATCCCAAGGGGATAATCTTAAGATTCAACCTATCAAATTTACCTCTTGACACAACTTTATAAAATGGTatagtttttttatatatatagtgCATGATTTAGTATTTGAATCGTGGAACAAcaggtcaaaaaaaaaaaagcagtCCCAACCTGTTTCAGATTATTGTAAGCCTTTGATGAACTAATTTTGACCTTTGATTAATGAACGCTTTTACATCAACAATGTATTGAAACGGTTTGTTATTTTATAATTAACATAAACAATACAAATCACAGATGTACCACACTGACAGTCCAAAACATAAATTTTTATTAAACTGGCTGTACGCCTCCAAGCTTTATGATTTAGAATTATCTTTGTATATCTATATACCTGGGAATTTTGCAATGTTAGGAGTAATCCATCAAAAGGAGTATGCATTCTAAAACACTAAAATATTTCTGGCAAAGCTCCCAAAGCATGTGAAATCCTATGAAACAGACCATACAGAGCAAGATAGTATCAAAATCTGCTATAAGAATAAACACCAAACAGAAAATACACATAGTAGCACCAATGAAAGCAGTTTAAGCACCGGTACCAGTAGCAGCAATGTTAtgtaaaagtgttcacagatgatTTTGGCACATAACCACCACCCATGGAGGACTTAGTGGTGATAAATGATAGTATGATGATGCCAACGGCACATTGTCAACAACAAAAGAGAAACTCATAAAAGGCATAGCTGAGGCTCTTGGATGACCAGCTCACCATCATCCTTAAACTCATCTCTAGGGACAATATGAACAAGAAAATCATAGTCCTACGGTCTACCAATGGTTGCAGCATGTCATTCTTCTGCAAGGTTTTCGTCTTGAAAATTTATTATGGAATTTCATCTCCTTAACATGAAGCACCTGTTATTTGGCTaatcgattttttttttaatactgaCAATGCACATGAAATAACTGAAAGATGCAGTTTAGGAAGCAGTATGTACTCATATAACATGAAAAGTCAAGAGAACATATTTATATAGACAGAAAATTTTCTAACGTGGTTAATTTTGTAGCCAGTAATCTATTAAATCCCTTTCCTTTGCTCCCGACTTCTCTTGCACAGCAAAGACACTGCCACTAGTTTAATGCTCAACAGAAGCCCATATTTATTCTCAATATCATGGGCTACCCGACACAAACACCAATATGACAGCGGAATGCCTTGAGATGATGGTAGTTAATGAACAAAAAGACTCACTCCATGCTCAGCTCCATTAAATTCTTATTCAAGATATCACCCATATCCAGAAGTCAAAGAATCTCCACCACCATAGAAGAATTTAATGTATGGTCAAAAAGGACATCAATACTTGTGAGGGCAGAATCTAATTTATGGTCTTGTAACATCtagtaaaaaataacaaaaatgggtttataatttttaattttaccgAGCCTTTTCTCATCTAAGGAACACCTTCAGTATAAAAATCTATTTCATCatatgtatttttgtaaattaccATTGAAATTACCTTAATTTTAGTGCATCATTGTATAAATGCTTTTAGGAAAGAGCGATGTTTTAATTCAAGGTCCAAAATAATGTTTTCTAAGTTgaagaaaagattaaaaaaataaataacattGTTTCTAAGTAAATTAGCAATTAGTCCTCTCAAAATGCAAATCTTGGAAAAGCCACAGGATTACTATTTTTTGTGAGTGGTTTATGATAGGCTATGAAATCCAACTTCAAACAGATATAGTTATAAAGATATTTTGGACCAGTCCACATTCAAGCATTTGGAAATTTCAATAGGTGACTTTTTAACCATGATTTTATGCAGCCCATAGTGTAGCTAAAAATCATAATCAGAAAACCAAATCGGTCTGGTATTAGCTTTCTAGGACAAGAACCATCCTTCAATTGTTTACATGTAAAAGTTGCAGTCTTCCACTATCCTTCTGATCAGAACTGCTTGCCATGGGTAATCTCATGAGTCTTCCTTAAAGTCAATCAGTAAGGCATTTGCATGTATGCAGCGTTAGATAGAAATGGCACATCAGCATACATGCCTCTCAGAGCATACGAAATGCAGAGCATGACTGTAAAGAGAAATGAAATGgtaacaaaaaaccaaaaaaactgtCCAAACTTCCCCCAATAAAATGATTTGGGTAACCAATCATTAACTTGCCCAAGAATTGAGAAAGTGATCTCTAACAGCATTCCGTTTACCACATGAAATCTCAGGAAATGAGGAAATTTATTATTCCTTACAACCCCCAGGTATGCTGTGAAAAAATATGCTGTGAAGAACCAGCCAGGCAGCCTGGCAAGACCATTAATGATGAAGGGAAATGTAAGTGGTTCAAAATCCTCCAGGAATGGGTGCATATTATATGTTGTTTCTGCAAACACCCAGCACACATGAAAAGAAATCATGTAAGGAAAGACTGCCATAAGTCTCATCCACCATTTTGGTTTCGTCTGCATTGGAGGGAACCCTTCATATGTACGCTTTTCATCTTTTTCCGCCCTTGGGCTTACAAATTTCCTGCTACGTTTTGAAGTGACTGGCAAAAAAGTTCTCAAGTTTCCATGTTCTCCTGCAGAGAAAGGTGCAGAAACATTTACATATGAATGCTCCCATTCTGGAGGAGAAACAAAACCAACAGAGCATAAGGTTCCCGTAGCTAAAAAGGTTTAAGCCTATCAAACTATCAAAAGAGCCAGAGTCCATATCTTTATAAAATGTCTGAAACTAGTACATTCAACTCATAAAAATCATACTCtacatttcaataatattttctagATGTCATATATCCTGAATTTCAACCACTCAATCACTTTCCTCAACAGTTAATGAACAGAATTTTAACAATGAAAAATGATTCTAACTTATTCACTTAGCAATTATTCCATATTCAAATGTGTTTTAAAACAAAATGATAAACAGGCACGTTTCAAATCACATGAGATAAGACCTTGGAAAACAGATATCACCTTGAGAGGAATAAGTCCTAATTTGTGATATGGGCTTTTCATTTCCTTCGTACATTTTCCTGAATGAGAGCAATGAGCATGTAGCAGATGCATGGCTGACAAAGTGAGAAGGTACCACCCTTGTCCTCCGTGTCTTAAGTGGACAGATCCCTGATCTGGTAAATGTGTTATTTACAGAGATGCCACAGAGTCCACTCTGAGCCATTATCATGCAGCTCCCCAAGGTCCAGATAACAGAACCAATcaaataaaatgcaaaataaaatactgatGTAGTCACGGATGTCTGTAAGATAACATGCAACCAATAGCAAAGTCATTAAAAAATCTAGCTCCATACCAATAATGAGACTCAAGTTAAAACATTCATACAGAAGCCTGTGTAAAATAAATAGCAACCATGAAACACCACATGAATAAGAAGTTGGAAAAACCTGACCTAATCAAATACACAAGACAATTACAATGTTTATCTAAGATAAATCATCCATGCTAATTCAGAAGATGTCTACAAATTTGATAGAGATGGAGAAAGTAATAATGTCCATAAAACTCAATTAAAAAATCAGATGAAATGCTCAGTTTGTTTGCTTCAAATAAACTGCAAGGCAAAGTTAAATGTGTTCTCCTCAAAGTTTAACcatgatatttttaattttttgtgtccTCAAGTTGAAATACAAGTCCAAAGGACATTTGCATTGCTGAGCATCAGCAAGTAGCTTTGGATGCAGCCAAGCAGAGCATTGTTTTATGAAAGAACAATGGGCCATTACCCCTATCTACTTCCGAATTCAAACCCTTGGCAGTTATAGGCCCCCATGTAAACGCAACAAGGGTCACAATTGGCAAGTAGTCCATACAAATATGCAACTCCTCTACAAAGGCTTGCAGCAGTACAGCAAGGTCACTTACCAACAATAATAAGAcgtggatcactgaaaccaatttAACAAGGGTCATTGGATGAGGTGAAATAACTCCAAACAACAGACAGGTGGTTGAGCAATAACGTGCAACatcttgtaatgtcccctcttgGGATGTTCCTAAgtcttgccctaaaatcacaagttCAACAAAATAAGGAGTAtagtacatttaaaataaaaactTACCAATTGACAATTTCCTTTCCAACATAAACTTTGGTTTAAACCCTGCAAAAATGTTATGGTAGATAACATTTGAAATGTAATTTATAAGACCAATTATTTCCAAAAGGGTTAGGGATCCAACAACATAAAAATGCATATATAATTAATTGCATTAATAAGCATCTGTAATGTTCCCTAATTTATTTACAAATAAGATTCTATAATAAATAATGTGATAGTTATCAAAAAGCATTTACAATCCCATTTCCACTAATCGACCATGATAGGGATCGGAGAGGGAAGCACGAAAGGGCGCCCGAAATGTTTGCCACAACTAAGCCCAAAGGCGTGATATATAACACCCCTTGGGCCACAAGTGGCAGGAACTCATGTCCATTCAACATGGGGTGCGCTACTTAGAAGGGGAACCTATATCTGCTCTCCCAATCATGGCTCCACAATAGGGCGCCCAGAACGATCGCCGCAACTAAGCCCAAGGGCGTGATATAACACCCCTTGGCCTACAAGTGGCAAGAACTCTTTGTCCATCCAACATGGGGTAGTCTACTTAGAAGGGGAACCCATATCTGCTCTCCCAATTGTGGGTCCTCACTAGCCTATACATGATTGCTTATAGGAGACTaagcaaattaattaaatatttataagagTCTAGATATTATTAACTAGCTTAAACTACATAAGAGATCATATGTTAAACAATATCATCAATTGCATACATGAGTCTATATAGATCACAAGATGGTTGTTTAATGAATGCAGGTTGTTTATATCAGATCTGATTTCCTTTGATTAATAACAGATATTCTGCTAATTTCACTAGCAATCTCTGCtgaatgctatatatatatatatatatatactctcccTGCTGGGTGCAATGCATACAAATGTATATCCAGATCTGCTCTGATTGATTTCCTTCATTGGGTCCTTCTCTATGGGTTATTCATCAAATGAATTGCCCTCCTATATATATCTTTCAATCGAGTCACAACTCTATACTCTCAAGGGATGTAACTCTTCATTTAGTGTTGTTTGTTATTCCTAATTAGTTGCAGGTAACTATTTACTTGGTTGGCCCTATAAAGAGAGGTGTTTCGGCCTCTTTAAACAAGACATATATGATTTTGTTTACTTTTCAAATCGCCTATAGGTGGAGGTCAGCCAAGCAAGCATACATTCTATTTTATTTCTCAAAAGATGGGTGTCAAGACTAGGTCGACCTGCATTTTTACTTATTTTCAGAGTTACCCGGGGACACATCCCCGACCTGAAAAACCCCGTCCCcgtcccggggacgtttcggggacgtTTCGGGAaggccaggggacgtttccccccgtccccaaattggcctgtattttgaggggacgtccccgaaacggggggacacCTGCCCAATTTcggggggacgtccgtacgtcccggggacggctggggacggctgggacgtccccaatccgtcccggggacggccagacgtcccccatatttaaggcccttaaaaaatataaaaaaaattaaaagattggaattttcaattttttatttaaattttctaatattgaccttttatttattcaaattgttattaaaaattaaaaaaagtaaaagaaaacaataaacattaattaaaaataaattttaaatttattaatttaattgattaattgaaattcataattaataattattaattttataatatatatcaaacgtttaaaattttgattaattgaaattcatattataaatataaatattaaatattaattcatattataaatataaaattaaaacaaatatgtaagttaaaaacttaaaaattaatattattaattatatcatatacgatataaataaaataaaaaagtaaaaacttaaaatttaattatataatttatattatatacgATATAATCATATATGATATATATCGTATatgatatatatatcatatatgatTTTATCGTATATGATATATATCGCAGCATATATATGATAtgcaaatatcaaaatattaaataacaatATGAATATCATGAAAACTTCGTTGAAGTTTTAAACTGCAAACAAATAAAAAGTTCAAAACGCCGTGTTTTTGCAGCCGACGGAAATACGACAGGGGTTTCTGGTTTTGGCGCTTGGGTGGAGACTTTTGGGGGCATTTGCAGGATTTTGACAGCCACAGGGCAGATTGAAATACTTTTTTTTCACAGCCACAGGGCAGATTGAAATACTTTTTTTTCACAGCCACAgggctttatccatgttttcatatgaacatttagaattttgaaattttcctatatattttaaatttttcctatattttatatagccgtcccctttgccgtccccaaatttggcaaaaaaatttgccgtccgggaaacgcgtcccgccgtcccctgtcatccccgtcccggaaactcagGGTAACTTtgcttattttcatttattttaactCAAGCGATTACATAAGGGAGTCGGCTAAATATTAGAAAATTTTGAGACATCTtataaataagacaattttctgaTGCATAtcagatttaatttatttttactttCTTTTAAGGGTGAGTAAGATGGTATCATGGTGGGGGCATGACAGTctgccctccccaagattgcttgtccacaAGCAATGATAGTTTTATCCAAATCTTTTCAATGTGAGGGTCCCTAAACTAACCCTTAGAGATTCGTAGTCCTTAGATCCTCCATGTGATATAATTAGCTTCTGCTGCACAACTCAACTTGCAAATTTATACCAAgatatgtttttgtctttcttcaaGGTGGGGTATCCCAATAATTCTCAACAATGTGAACAAGAGTTGAAAATTTTCAAGGTCCGTGACTCAAGATAAGTTTTCCCTTATCTTGTAATAGAGTAGTTTGAAACCTCAGATACCAGTTCTTGGGGAAAAAGGCTGGGTCCGGGTCCGGGTCCTGGTCTTGCCCGGTCCTGGTCCGAGCTTGGTTCtccctgggttccacccgggtccctACCCAGGTGGCCTCGTTCTCTGCGGGTCCTGCGAACCAGgccacctgggcaggacccgggtggaacccagggagaacccAGGCAGACCCGGGAGAACCAAGGCCAGTGGGTTCCCAAAAGCGGGGCACACAGATCATAAAAGTCAAAAAAGTATAACCAAACATGAAAATTATAGGTCAAAAAAGTATAAACAAACTTGAATCagtttgaaacttgaaacttgaatattatcttttttgcaaattatgtttatgatattacatttatgataTAAGAATATacgaatatttattggcattggcaattatggatttatgatttatgatttatctgttatcatttatgtatcattgtatgggaaagttacattttatgtttcatatttgtatgtttgaacaatgacatatgtatatattattatatataatatgtgtgtgtgtgtgtgtgtgtgtgtgtgtgtgtacggactTTCCCATAcccaagatttttatttttttttgccgaatccgtgAATCCGTACCCGAATCGTTAACTTAGTTTGAAACCAATTGAGGGAGGATCAATcgaaaattcaaaatctgcatctACAAGAAATTTGCTTTGGTTTATTTCCTTGaggcaaggaaagaaaaggaaattTCCGTATATTAAGAttaggattagaagcatgacacacatctatggTCTTAGATGTTCTTGGTTAAAGAGGTTTAGAGGTGGTTTAAGGTACTGTCTTCTTTGTTTCACAACCTTGCCTTACTTGTGATAGGGACTATATTGAGTTGTGATTTATTTGCTTGTACACTCATTTTATTGAGTTGGAAATCCCAAAGTTCATCACCTAGTTGTGTCATCTATCACGTGCATCTAACCTCTCAAAGATGACGTGGTTTTTGAAATACCACAAATGAAAGTTGGTGATTTTCTTCTTGGGCACACTTTCATGTGGGATCACCAATGTACCTGTATATCAAGATCTTTTATGTGTCATCGGTGCTATGGGATGTAAGAGTTACATAATTCCAGAAGTGATCCTTGCTTCACAAATCGTGCCATATACTCATCGGAAGATCAGTACACATAATTCTGCATTCTCATTTCCTTGTTTTGCACATGCAGCATTAGTAGAGCAACTCAAAATAAAGAATTGGATCAGATCTGGAAAAATGACAC
This window harbors:
- the LOC131047058 gene encoding protein TIC 20-I, chloroplastic isoform X1, yielding MIMAQSGLCGISVNNTFTRSGICPLKTRRTRVVPSHFVSHASATCSLLSFRKMYEGNEKPISQIRTYSSQEWEHSYVNVSAPFSAGEHGNLRTFLPVTSKRSRKFVSPRAEKDEKRTYEGFPPMQTKPKWWMRLMAVFPYMISFHVCWVFAETTYNMHPFLEDFEPLTFPFIINGLARLPGWFFTAYFFTAYLGVVRNNKFPHFLRFHVVNGMLLEITFSILGQVNDWLPKSFYWGKFGQFFWFFVTISFLFTVMLCISYALRGMYADVPFLSNAAYMQMPY
- the LOC131047058 gene encoding protein TIC 20-I, chloroplastic isoform X2 produces the protein MIMAQSGLCGISVNNTFTRSGICPLKTRRTRVVPSHFVSHASATCSLLSFRKMYEGNEKPISQIRTYSSQGEHGNLRTFLPVTSKRSRKFVSPRAEKDEKRTYEGFPPMQTKPKWWMRLMAVFPYMISFHVCWVFAETTYNMHPFLEDFEPLTFPFIINGLARLPGWFFTAYFFTAYLGVVRNNKFPHFLRFHVVNGMLLEITFSILGQVNDWLPKSFYWGKFGQFFWFFVTISFLFTVMLCISYALRGMYADVPFLSNAAYMQMPY